The DNA segment TTATTGCTCCCTTCCTAGTTGGTATTGAAATTCATTTAAAACCAAGGCTTGTTATTCGCCCTTCTTACATGGATATCATCGATAACCGCATTGCTGTGCCTATGATTCAATAAGAAAAGAACAATATCCGCAATCTCGTCAGGGCTAATCAATCCGGATACATCCAAATCAGGTCTCATCTTGATAACCATATCTGTTGCAACTCCCCCAGGACATATTGTATGAACCCTTATTCCCAGGTCCTGAACCTCCTGTGCTAAAACGTTGCTCATACCCATCAATGCATGTTTTGAAGCTGTATAGGCAGCTTGATTTACATACCCCTTGACCCCTACAACAGAAGAAATATTTATAATTGTAGCGTCTTTTGAGCATTGTAAATAGGGAACAGCCTGTTTGCACAGCAAAAACGGTGCTCTTGCATTTAATTCCATATGCATATCCCATTCTTGGACAGTTGTCTCACACAGGGGTTTAGGTATAGCAATGCCCGCATTATTAATAAGATAATCCAATCTCCCAAAATCCTCTATACATCTTGCAATTATCTGGGAAGGAATATCAGCATCTGCAAGATCTGCAGCTTTTATTACAGCTCTTATGCCTTGCTGCTCTACGTGAGATTTTACTGTTTCAAGGTCTTGGGCCGAACGGCTGACAAGCATTAGGTTGACCCCTTTTTCAGCCAATCTCATGGCTAAAACCCTTCCTATCCCCCGGCTGGCTCCAGTTACTAAAGCAACATTTCCTTTCATACTATCCCCCTCCAAATCTATCCTTTTACTATAAACTTAATTTGATTTTCTATTTAATCTTTTATTTGTAAAACTAATAGTATTATACCATAGGTCTCTAGTAAACTATAAGATAGCAATTCCATCCCAGCTTTGCCCAAAATAAAAAAATCCGGATACTCTTTTCAAAGTGTGCCGGATTTTTAAAGCATGTTAAACTAATACCATATCCTTCATACAGGGAAGACCTTCAATCCAATCACAAACTTTCTTCCATTCTTTCAGTTTATGATTTCTCCTCTGATAATACATTGTCTTAAGCTGTAAATAATTAGTCACAATACCTGCTGTAAGTTGTAGACCCATAGGAGTGTTAGAAACTATCTGCTGAAATAATTCATCAGAAGGATTTTCTTTATATTCTTCCACTAACTTCTGGAGCAATTGTATCGCTTCCGGCAGCACATATTCATTACACTGATTACTTATATCCATATGTACTATCCTATGCATTTTAGACTGGCTAGAAACTATATCAGCAAAATGATATCTCTGAAACTGCAACCACCAATATTGTGGAGCAGTAAAATCTGCCTGTACTATAATACCCTTGAGAAAACAATCATGCCCGCTGCCTACCTTGGCACAGCCTAACTTTTTTGCCCTTTTAAGGTCTTTGTCACTATATCCTTGTTTTCTTAAACCTTCATCCCCTATACTCATAGGATATCCACTCACTATTATACTCTTCTCAAGGCCATATACCCTCGTATCCTTAATCTCCATTCAAACCACTTCCCCTAACTATTAACTATTATAACTAGATAAATATGTAAAATGATAATAAATCTATAATTAAATATTTTCCACCTTTAATATGCACGCAACCTTTTGTACAATATCATTTTCTAGTATCTCATTTAGCGCTTTATCTAATATACTTCGCTCTACTCCATATGTTATAAATATAAGCGGTACTAGATCTTCACCTTTAGCCCTTTGGGACACCGATTCCAAGCTTATTCCGTATTTTCCAAAGGTAGATGCTATCTTGCCCAGCTGTCCAGGCTTGTCCTCCACCATCACTCGTAAATAATACTTGCTCTTGCCTTCCCCTATTGTGTTCAATCCGTTTTTATCAACTAAGTTTAAATTCCCAGATCTATAGCTAGTTCCCATCCTTTTAGATATGTCCAAAATATCTCCCATAACGGCACTGCCTGTCGGCATAGAACCGGCACCCTTCCCAAGAAGCATCAGATCTCCTACTGCATTTCCATGTATGAAGAGAGCGTTATATTCATCATTTACAGAGGCCAGCGGATGTTTTTCAGGAACCAAGGCCGGATGTACATAATAAATAAAGTCATCTCCTTTTCTTCGTGCAGTAGCCAGAAGCTTGACTTTATATCCTATCTGACCAGCATACTCAATATCCTTCTGGGTGACTTTTGTTATTCCCTCTCTAGGTATTTCATCCGGAGAAAGTGTAAGTCCAAATACTATATATATCAATATAGAAAGCTTAAAAGCCGCGTCTTCACCTTCAATATCCGAAGTAGGATCAGCCTCTGCATAACCTTTTTGCTGTGCAAGCTTTAAGGCCTCATCAAAATCCATGCCATTATCGCCCATCTGAGTTAATATATAATTGGTAGTACCATTTATAATCCCCATTATACTATCTATCTTGTTTGCAGAAAGACTCCTAGTGATGTTATTTATTACGGGTATTCCCCCGGCTACGCTTGCCTCATACCTCAAATTTACACCCTGCTGCTTTGCTAATTGTCTCAGTTCCTCCCCTTTAGTAGCGATAACAGCCTTGTTGGCAGTCACCACATTCTTGCCTTTCAATAGGGCACTTTTTATATATTGATATGCCCCATCTATTCCACCCACAAGCTCTACCACTATATCTATTTCCTCGTCGTTTATTATATCCTCAAATTTTTGGGTAAACACCTGGCCTGGTACATCCACACCTCTGTCCTTGTTTATATCCCTGACTAATATTTTTTTGATATGTATAGGCTTGTCTATATATCTTTCTATCTTATCTCTGTTCATCTGGATTATATTCCAGACTCCTTTTCCTACATTGCCAAACCCGAGCAATGCTATATTTATACCATCCATCAAATTACTTTCGCTCCTTTTTTATATCAATTCTATTCATATATTATATACTAAAGACGGATAGTATTAAAGAAAAATGAGGTAAAATATCATACAACAAAAGACCCAGAAAACTTCTGGGTCTTTATAAATAAAACGAGCACGTAATGATCTATCTTGCACTACCATGGATCGCTTATTACCCAGCCATAACCTTCCGGCTATGACCGAGCAGGTCACCACCCATGATAATGGGCTGTCCGACCATGCAAAGTACCTGCACAACCATATGCAACCAATGCGTTAAGCTGAGGCTGCATATGATCGAACATTACCAGACAAAATCTTCGGCACTTTGCATGATCTTTGCTCGACTCTATACGATAGGTTGGAATCTTATTGCAATCAAGCCTCAAAAGGTCATCGACTACAATAAAACTTTTCCCCACCGTATAGAATCTTCCCTCCGACTGCATACAAGCCTTTCAACCTGTATGCAATCTTTGGCCGACCTATATATACCCTATTTAGAGTATATACAAGTCTGGGCTCAACCATTACGTACCCGACATTTATTATAGTACCCTTTTTTATTGCATCTATTCCGGAATTTTTAAAGAATTATTATCAGATGATCTATACACATTATTGATGAGTTTTTAAAGATAGCAAACAAAAAGAAGAAGCTTATCTTTGCTTCTTCTTTTTGTAATAAAATGGTGGAGATGATGGGACTCGAACCCACGACTCCCTGAATGCCATTCAGGTACTCTCCCAACTGAGCTACATCCCCAAAATAATTTATCAATTGTCCAATATTCAAATATCCTCTCAATGATATATTTTACATCAAACGACGCAAATTGTAAACAACAAAAATTTACTCTATCTTTATAACTTAACTTCTTTGTATATAAAATTCATATATTTATTTTACGATAAGTCTGACTCCTATAAACAGCAAAGCTACTCCTACCGCCTTAACAACAGTTAAAGGCTGCTTATCAACCCCAAATAAACCAAAATGATCTATAGCAATGCCGGTAATGACTTGTGTAATGACAATTATAGAAAGAGTTGCACCTGCTCCCAATACCGGCATAACTTTTATTGTAAAGAAAACTATTATAACACCCAAAATACCTCCGACTACAAGGTATGGAGGCGCCTTAAATACATTCCCTATCGTTTTTATATTATTTGAAAATAAATTAATACCTAAAAGTATGATCGTTCCTACTAAAAAACTAAAAAGAGCGGCAATTTTAGAATTAGTATACTTGCCTAGCTCTGCGTTTATGGAACCCTGCAATGCCACCGAGACCCCCACTATTACAGCTAATAATATAGAATACGCCTTTTCCATTACAAACCTCTCATTCAATCATATGTTTAAATAGCTTTCCAATTCTTTTTTCTTTTCCTGTTTCTGACTCATGCCTTCTTCAATAGCCTCTCCAATCACTTGCTTAACTCTTTCTACATGATGCATGATGGACTTTACATCCTGGAGACAATCCCGACCAGATGACTTTTTGTATACATAAGTAGCTAAAAAACCCAAAGACAGTCCTATTATAACTCCTTTACTAATTTTAGGCTTTTTCATTGGCCTTGTCCCTCCTGTTTACAAAAAATTTATTAAAAAAACCTACTGCTCCTCTTATGCCTTCAATAGAACTTGTAAATTCTATGATAGGTGGAACAACTGCTTTCTGTATTGTCTTTACCGATGTATTTGCAGTATCAGTAATTGATTTTATATTGGCTATCACATCGTCTAGCTCGTCTACTTTATCATTGATATTAGTAGTCAATTCCTTTAGGCTGTTCACCGTTTCAGGAAGCTCTTCTATAGTAGTAGAAATCTCCTGCTCACGGTTTGATATCATATCTGTTATCTGTTTTATTGAGTTATTTGCATTCTTTAATGTATTGCAAACATAAATACAGGCGATAAATATGCCTATTCCCATAAGTAATATACCAACTTCCCAAAGAGCTACTTCCATAAATTCTTCCTCCCTGATTTAAGAGTTAACAACTTGCTTATAGTATCCCTGGAGCTTCTTTATTATCCTTCTCTCCATCCTAGATACATACATTTGAGAAACCCCCAGCTCACTAGCAACCTTGTTTTGCGTTTTTTCCTCAAAAAACCTGGCATTTATAATCTTTTTCTCCAGCGGATTTAACCTTGAAAGACAATCATCTAAGAAATATTTATTTTCTATGTCCACCAATCCTTTTTCCTCTCTCCCAATCAATTCAAGCAAGCTTAAATCATTATCATCGCCTAAATTATCGTAAGTAGCTTCAATAGACTGAGGTGCATAGACTTGTCCAGATTCCATAGCTTCCAATATCTCTTCTTCATCTACACCTAAATATTCAGCTATATCACTGACCTTAGGAGTTCTTTTTAATTTTTGTGTTAATTTTTCCTTTGACTTATTTATTTTATAATTTAACTCCTGTATCCGCCTGGGTACTCTTATAACCCAACCTTTATCGCGAAAATATCTCTTTACTTCTCCAATAACAGTCGGGGTAGCAAAACTGGAAAATTCATATCCTCTGTCGACGTCATATCTTTCTACCGCCTTTATAACCGCTAAACTTGCCACCTGATATATATCATCATACTCTATTCCTCTATTAGCATACTTTTTAGCAATTATTTCAGCAATATAAAGGTATCTGTGAACCAATTCATCCCTAATCTCTTTGTCTTTTGTAGCTTTGTACTCAGCAAATAATGCTTTATCCCCTTCATAAGCGGAGGAATTTTCTAAACCGTTTTTTTCAGGCATACCTACTCCTCCTCCGTAACAGATTTTCTCATTGTAAGCACAGTACCTCTGCCCTCATTAGACTTTAACTCCACTTCATCCATGAGAGATTTTATTATAAATACTCCAAGCCCCCCTTCTTTAGGGTTGGATAGATCAGGCTTTTTTAATTTATCGACCTGCATTCCTTTCCCTTTATCCTTAACAGTTATTTCTATATTCCCCGGTTCAACTTTGAAATCAATAACAAAACTGTTTTCACATTCTGTACAGCCATGAAGTATTGCATTAGTACAAGCCTCTGCTATTGCTACCTTAATATCTTCTATGTCTTCTATATTAAATCCAACCCTATTAGCGATAGCGGACGCAGTCAACCTTGCAACACTCACATATTCAGGTTTGTTAGGAAGTATAAGTTGGATTTTATCATATATGCAATCTTCGCTGGATGCGGCAATTTGGGAAAAACTATTCATAATAAATTCACTCCTCGACAATAAAAATCTTGTTTAAACCCGTTATCTCTAGCAGCCTTTTCACATTATCTCTAGGGCCTTTTAATACTATATTTCCATTATACTCTTTAACCCTTCTCAAAACCCCTATAAATACTCCCAAGCCTGTGCTATCAATATATACAAGATCATGCATATCCACTACCAAATCTGTCTTTTCTTTTTCTATCGGATCCAAAAGTTTCTCTTTTAACTTTGGCGCCGTATAAACATCTACTTCACCTTCGACCTTTACATACCAATTACCTTGTGCTTCATTTTTGGTACACTCCACATTAAAAGCCATAACCATAACCTCCAATACCGGATATATTATCTACTCTTCCATCTCTTCAGAAACCATTTCAGTCGTTTTTTCTCCCGAATCTTTATACTCATTATATTTTTGCTCTACTAATTCTTCTGTCTGGTTTAAATCTATCCCTATCTCTTTTCCTTTTTCCAAAATAGCATCTTTTATTTCATTGCCTCTTTTTTTGAGTATATCTCTATTCTTTTCTCCCGTATTAGGTGTTAAAAGCAATGCTGTTATACCTCCTAAAATTGCACCAAAAACTACGCCAGTAAAGAATCCTCCTTTGTTTTCTGACATAAAACTTCCTCCCTTACTCTTTTATAACACATTTATATACTAGATACCCCAAAAAAATGTCTCTAATCACTTATCTTTTTATAGAATACATATATTATCAATATGCTTTTGCAAAATACATCATCTTTTCAGCCTTTTCCCCACAACATACACATGTATCGCTTATATGTTCCTGATCAAAAGGCATACATCTACTGGTAGCACCAGTCTGATCTTTTATGCTATCTTCACATTCCCTGCTCCCGCACCACATAGCCTTTGCAAAGCCCTTTTTATTGTCTACTATATCCTTCAATTGTTGGATGTTTTCAGCGTTAAATGTACGGTCCTCCATGAATTTCTTTGCCTTGTTATACATTCCATCATGGACCTGTTCTAGTAGTTGATCTATTGTTTGGGATACATTGTCCATTGATACAAACAACTTTTCACCTGTATCCCTTCTCACCAATACAACCTGATTTTTCTTTATATCTCTTGGGCCTATCTCCAGCCTTACCGGAACGCCTTTTAATTCCCACTCATTGAATTTCCAGCCGGGGGTATAGGTATCCCTATCATCCAGCTCTACTCTTATACCTGACTTTTTCAATATAGTAAATAGCTCATTCGCTTTATCCAACACTCCTTCCTTATGCATGGCTACAGGTACTATTACCACTTGAACTGGTGCAACTCTTGGAGGCAACACCAGCCCTCTTTCATCCCCATGAACCATTATTATACCACCTATCAGTCTGGTGGATACACCCCATGAGGTTTGATATACGTACTTGAGCTGTCCATCCTTATCAAGGTATTGTATATCAAAAACTTTTGCAAAATGCTGTCCTAAATTGTGAGAAGTACCTGCTTGCAATGCCTTACCATCGCTCATCATGGCTTCCATGGTATATGTGGTAAGAGCACCGGCGAATTTTTCCTTTTCTGTCTTTTGCCCTTTTATAACAGGCATAGCTAAGTCATTTTCTGCAAAATCGGTATAAACATTCAACATGCGCAAAGTCTCTTGTTGAGCCTCCTGTTCAGTTGCATGTGCAGTATGCCCTTCCTGCCATAAAAATTCTGATGTTCTTAAAAAAGGTCTCGTACTCTTTTCCCATCTCACTACATTACACCATTGGTTCAAAAGTACAGGCAAATCCCTATACGACTTTATCCATTTTGAATACATACTACATATGATAGTTTCAGAAGTAGGTCTTACCACCAACCTCTCGTTGAGTTTTTCATTTCCTCCGTGAGTTACCCATGCAACCTCAGGTGCAAAACCCTCTACATGATCCTGCTCTTTTTTTAATAAACTTTCGGGTATAAACAATGGAAAATATGCATTCTTATGTCCTGTTTCCTTAAACCTCTCATCCAATAGTTTCTGTATATTTTCCCATATAGCATATCCATACGGTTTTATTACCATACAGCCCTTTACTGGGGAATAATCCACCAGTTCAGCCTTTAATATAACATCAGTGTACCATTGTGAAAAATCCTCTTCCCTTGAGGTAATATGTTCAACAAACTCCTGTTGCTCTTTTTTTGCCATTTAAATTTATCCTCCTAATTTTTATAATATAAAAAACCTTCGCCCCCCAAAAGGACGAAGGTCATTCTCCGTGGTACCACCCTAATTGGAAAACATAAAAATATTTTCCCACTTTAAAAATATAACGGTAATGCTCCGTATATCCCTACTAAAAATTCAGGATATATACTCGGGGACGGGTTGGAAAAAAGGCGGTTCAGGAACCTTTCAGCCACGGGTTCCACTCTCTTGGAACACTTCTTTCTACTGTTTCCCTTCATAGATACATGCTTTTTTATTTAATATTATATAAACTATTCTAACTTGTCAACCATTAAAGACATTAAGGATACTGTCCGGACAATGCAAACAATTTTTGTGTTTATTTTTATTGCATAATAAAGGGAGAAACTCCTAGAGGGAACACGATGAAGTCACTTAGACTCTTTTAATATTAATATAATCCCATATCCCCATAAAATACACTCTTTAAGCCTGGTGCAAAACCGAGGCATATATGCTACAATAATACCGAATTAATAAAAGCACCATAGTTAATTAATGTTGAAGAAATACTAGGAAGGGTGTTTCAAATGGAAGTAGCGATTGTCGGAGCAGGTAAGCTAGGCTACAAAATTGCCGAATCCCTTGTGAATGGAGACATAGATGTTACCATAATCGATACAAATCCAAACGTGATAGAGGATGTCAAGGACCATCTGGATGTATTGACGGTGAAAGCAAACGGTCTAGAGATCGAAGTGTTGAAAGAATTAGACATCAAATCTTATGATATAGTCATCGCCGTTACAAATAGCGATGAAACCAACATCATCATCTGTTCTCTGGCAAAAAAATTAGGATGCGGCAAAACAGTGGCTAGAATTAGAAGTCCTGAATACACTAAGCAAATCAGTTTCATTAAATCGGAGATGGAGATCGACTATGTTGTCAACCCGGAACTAGCCACTGCAAACGAAATCGTTCGATATTTATTGCAGAGCTATACATTTTATTCAGGGAACTTTGCAAAAGGCAGAGTATCGGTGGTAGACTTTAAAATATCCAATTTACCTAAATTCATAGGAAAAAGAATAATGGATATAGAAAATATAGACGGCTTGCTGATTACAGCAATACTCAGGGATAATAAAATATTCATTCCCAACGGGTCCAGTCAACTGAAAGAAGAAGACATAATTTATATCATAGGGGAAAAGGATAATATCGACCGATTGAAGGAAGAAAACAGCAACATTCCTGATTTTAGAAATCATATAAAGAAAGTCATGCTATTGGGTGGAAGCAAAATAGGATACTATTTAGCTAAAAAATTGACTCGTCTAGGTATATCAGTCAAGCTCATAGAACAGAACAGACAAAAATGTGAATATCTTTCGGAAGAATTGAACGACACCCTTGTCATATGCGGAGATGGAACAGACACAAATCTGTTGGAGGAGGAAGACTTGGCTTCAACAGACGCATTCATCGGCATAACAGGTTATGACGAAGCCAACCTGCTCATGGCGTTGATGGCCAAACAATCCGGTGTTAAAAAGGCAATTGCCAAAGTGAGCAGGAAAAGTTATACTCAAATAATAGAAAAACTGGATATTGATGCAGCGGTGAATCCTCTAGATATCACTGCCAGCGACATATTGAAATTCATCCGCGGCGGCAAGGTGGTATCAGTATCCCTTCTTCTAGGCGGTGAAGCAGAGGTTACAGAAATCATTGCGTCAGAGAGTTTATCAATTATAGGAAAGCCTCTATCAAAACTGGGCCTTCCAAAAGGCATCATCATCGGCTCCATCATCCATGACGGGCAAGTCATCATCCCTAACGGAAATTCAGTGATAATGCCCGGAGATAGATTTGTAGTCTTTTGTCTTACCTCGGAGGTACCGGTATTAAAGCATTTTTTTACGCCTAAAAAAGGGGGACCATTCAGTGAACTACGGAATTATACTAAAAATACAAGGAAATTTATTGATATTTGAAGCCATAGGGATGGTTCCCGGGCTTTTATTATCATTATATTACGGACAGCAGGATAAAACAGCTTTTATTATCAGCATTTTGGTAACAGGAATATGCGGATACGTTTTATCCAGAACAGCTGTATCCGACAATAAGTTTAAAGCAAAAGAAGCAATAACAATCGTTTCCCTGGGATGGATATCAGCATCCTTTTTCGGGTGTCTGCCTTTTATATTTTCCGGAAGCATCCCCTCATTCATAGATGCATTTTTCGAAACAGTCTCCGGCTTTACAACCACAGGAGCCACCATCATAGATGATGTGGAAATACTGCCCAAGGGTTTGTTGTTTTGGAGATCTTTCACCCACTGGATAGGGGGAATGGGAATACTGGTCTTTACGTTGGCTGTTGTTCCTGCCATGGGTGTGGGAAGTTTTCAGATATTTAAAGCGGAAAGTCCAGGGCCTATTGC comes from the Clostridia bacterium genome and includes:
- a CDS encoding SDR family NAD(P)-dependent oxidoreductase, whose protein sequence is MKGNVALVTGASRGIGRVLAMRLAEKGVNLMLVSRSAQDLETVKSHVEQQGIRAVIKAADLADADIPSQIIARCIEDFGRLDYLINNAGIAIPKPLCETTVQEWDMHMELNARAPFLLCKQAVPYLQCSKDATIINISSVVGVKGYVNQAAYTASKHALMGMSNVLAQEVQDLGIRVHTICPGGVATDMVIKMRPDLDVSGLISPDEIADIVLFLLNHRHSNAVIDDIHVRRANNKPWF
- a CDS encoding homoserine dehydrogenase, with the translated sequence MDGINIALLGFGNVGKGVWNIIQMNRDKIERYIDKPIHIKKILVRDINKDRGVDVPGQVFTQKFEDIINDEEIDIVVELVGGIDGAYQYIKSALLKGKNVVTANKAVIATKGEELRQLAKQQGVNLRYEASVAGGIPVINNITRSLSANKIDSIMGIINGTTNYILTQMGDNGMDFDEALKLAQQKGYAEADPTSDIEGEDAAFKLSILIYIVFGLTLSPDEIPREGITKVTQKDIEYAGQIGYKVKLLATARRKGDDFIYYVHPALVPEKHPLASVNDEYNALFIHGNAVGDLMLLGKGAGSMPTGSAVMGDILDISKRMGTSYRSGNLNLVDKNGLNTIGEGKSKYYLRVMVEDKPGQLGKIASTFGKYGISLESVSQRAKGEDLVPLIFITYGVERSILDKALNEILENDIVQKVACILKVENI
- a CDS encoding DMT family transporter is translated as MEKAYSILLAVIVGVSVALQGSINAELGKYTNSKIAALFSFLVGTIILLGINLFSNNIKTIGNVFKAPPYLVVGGILGVIIVFFTIKVMPVLGAGATLSIIVITQVITGIAIDHFGLFGVDKQPLTVVKAVGVALLFIGVRLIVK
- a CDS encoding DUF948 domain-containing protein, translated to MEVALWEVGILLMGIGIFIACIYVCNTLKNANNSIKQITDMISNREQEISTTIEELPETVNSLKELTTNINDKVDELDDVIANIKSITDTANTSVKTIQKAVVPPIIEFTSSIEGIRGAVGFFNKFFVNRRDKANEKA
- a CDS encoding SigB/SigF/SigG family RNA polymerase sigma factor, with the protein product MPEKNGLENSSAYEGDKALFAEYKATKDKEIRDELVHRYLYIAEIIAKKYANRGIEYDDIYQVASLAVIKAVERYDVDRGYEFSSFATPTVIGEVKRYFRDKGWVIRVPRRIQELNYKINKSKEKLTQKLKRTPKVSDIAEYLGVDEEEILEAMESGQVYAPQSIEATYDNLGDDNDLSLLELIGREEKGLVDIENKYFLDDCLSRLNPLEKKIINARFFEEKTQNKVASELGVSQMYVSRMERRIIKKLQGYYKQVVNS
- a CDS encoding ATP-binding protein encodes the protein MNSFSQIAASSEDCIYDKIQLILPNKPEYVSVARLTASAIANRVGFNIEDIEDIKVAIAEACTNAILHGCTECENSFVIDFKVEPGNIEITVKDKGKGMQVDKLKKPDLSNPKEGGLGVFIIKSLMDEVELKSNEGRGTVLTMRKSVTEEE
- a CDS encoding STAS domain-containing protein, whose translation is MAFNVECTKNEAQGNWYVKVEGEVDVYTAPKLKEKLLDPIEKEKTDLVVDMHDLVYIDSTGLGVFIGVLRRVKEYNGNIVLKGPRDNVKRLLEITGLNKIFIVEE
- a CDS encoding YtxH domain-containing protein; its protein translation is MSENKGGFFTGVVFGAILGGITALLLTPNTGEKNRDILKKRGNEIKDAILEKGKEIGIDLNQTEELVEQKYNEYKDSGEKTTEMVSEEMEE
- the proS gene encoding proline--tRNA ligase, whose product is MAKKEQQEFVEHITSREEDFSQWYTDVILKAELVDYSPVKGCMVIKPYGYAIWENIQKLLDERFKETGHKNAYFPLFIPESLLKKEQDHVEGFAPEVAWVTHGGNEKLNERLVVRPTSETIICSMYSKWIKSYRDLPVLLNQWCNVVRWEKSTRPFLRTSEFLWQEGHTAHATEQEAQQETLRMLNVYTDFAENDLAMPVIKGQKTEKEKFAGALTTYTMEAMMSDGKALQAGTSHNLGQHFAKVFDIQYLDKDGQLKYVYQTSWGVSTRLIGGIIMVHGDERGLVLPPRVAPVQVVIVPVAMHKEGVLDKANELFTILKKSGIRVELDDRDTYTPGWKFNEWELKGVPVRLEIGPRDIKKNQVVLVRRDTGEKLFVSMDNVSQTIDQLLEQVHDGMYNKAKKFMEDRTFNAENIQQLKDIVDNKKGFAKAMWCGSRECEDSIKDQTGATSRCMPFDQEHISDTCVCCGEKAEKMMYFAKAY
- the trkA gene encoding Trk system potassium transporter TrkA, whose amino-acid sequence is MLGRVFQMEVAIVGAGKLGYKIAESLVNGDIDVTIIDTNPNVIEDVKDHLDVLTVKANGLEIEVLKELDIKSYDIVIAVTNSDETNIIICSLAKKLGCGKTVARIRSPEYTKQISFIKSEMEIDYVVNPELATANEIVRYLLQSYTFYSGNFAKGRVSVVDFKISNLPKFIGKRIMDIENIDGLLITAILRDNKIFIPNGSSQLKEEDIIYIIGEKDNIDRLKEENSNIPDFRNHIKKVMLLGGSKIGYYLAKKLTRLGISVKLIEQNRQKCEYLSEELNDTLVICGDGTDTNLLEEEDLASTDAFIGITGYDEANLLMALMAKQSGVKKAIAKVSRKSYTQIIEKLDIDAAVNPLDITASDILKFIRGGKVVSVSLLLGGEAEVTEIIASESLSIIGKPLSKLGLPKGIIIGSIIHDGQVIIPNGNSVIMPGDRFVVFCLTSEVPVLKHFFTPKKGGPFSELRNYTKNTRKFIDI